Proteins encoded in a region of the Halorussus sp. MSC15.2 genome:
- a CDS encoding methylmalonyl-CoA mutase yields the protein MFDADDLAEIREAREEWEEETVGPTVERFGERKEEFTTDTGGQEVKRLYTPDDVADLDYEEDLSFPGEDPYTRGPYSTMHRGRLWTMRQYAGFGTPEETNERFEYLIENGSSGLSMAFDLPTQMGYDSDDDMAAGEVGKSGVAIDSLHDMETVFDGIPLDEVSTSMTINAPASVLLAMYIAVGDKQGVDREELRGTIQNDLLKEYIARNTYIYPPEPSMRIITDIFEFCAEETPKFNTISISGYHVREAGATAAQELAFTLGNGIEYVEAAMDAGLDVDEFAPQLSFFFNAHNNILEEVAKFRAARRMWAQIMEERFGAENPKSKQLKFHTQTAGSTLTAQQVDNNIVRVAYQALAAVLGGTQSLHTNGKDEALALPTEESVRTALRTQQILAHESGAADTIDPLAGSYYVESLTDGLEEEAFDIIDTVDRKGGMLQAIEDQWVQRQIQDVAYERQREIEEKERVIVGVNEFEVDEDPEVDIQEVTEEEEQRQIDRLNAVKDDRDDEEVEARLDALREAAEGDDNVMPYIVDAVKAYATVGEICGVLRETFGEYQPGAAV from the coding sequence ATGTTCGACGCGGACGACCTCGCGGAGATACGCGAGGCACGTGAGGAGTGGGAGGAAGAGACAGTCGGACCCACGGTCGAGCGCTTCGGCGAGCGCAAAGAGGAGTTCACCACCGACACCGGGGGACAGGAAGTGAAGCGCCTCTACACGCCCGACGACGTGGCGGACCTCGACTACGAGGAGGACCTGAGCTTCCCGGGGGAGGACCCGTACACCAGAGGCCCCTACTCCACGATGCACCGCGGGCGACTCTGGACCATGCGCCAGTACGCCGGGTTCGGCACGCCCGAGGAGACCAACGAGCGCTTCGAGTACCTCATCGAGAACGGCTCGTCGGGCCTCTCGATGGCGTTCGACCTGCCGACCCAGATGGGCTACGACTCCGACGACGACATGGCCGCGGGCGAGGTCGGAAAGTCGGGCGTCGCCATCGACTCCCTGCACGACATGGAGACCGTCTTCGACGGCATCCCGCTCGACGAGGTCAGCACGTCGATGACCATCAACGCGCCCGCCTCGGTCCTGCTGGCGATGTACATCGCGGTGGGCGACAAGCAGGGCGTCGATAGGGAGGAGCTTCGGGGGACCATCCAGAACGACCTCCTGAAGGAGTACATCGCGCGCAACACCTACATCTACCCGCCGGAGCCGTCGATGCGCATCATCACCGACATCTTCGAGTTCTGCGCCGAGGAGACCCCGAAGTTCAACACCATCTCCATCTCGGGCTACCACGTCCGCGAGGCGGGCGCGACGGCGGCCCAAGAACTCGCGTTCACGCTCGGCAACGGCATCGAGTACGTCGAGGCCGCGATGGACGCGGGTCTCGACGTGGACGAGTTCGCCCCGCAACTCTCGTTCTTCTTCAACGCCCACAACAACATTCTGGAGGAAGTGGCGAAGTTCCGCGCGGCCCGCCGGATGTGGGCACAGATAATGGAGGAGCGCTTCGGCGCGGAGAACCCCAAGTCCAAGCAACTCAAGTTCCACACCCAGACCGCCGGTTCGACCCTGACCGCCCAGCAGGTGGACAACAACATCGTCCGCGTGGCGTATCAGGCGCTCGCGGCGGTGCTGGGCGGCACCCAGAGCCTCCACACCAACGGGAAGGACGAGGCGCTCGCGCTCCCGACCGAGGAGAGCGTCCGGACCGCGCTCCGCACCCAGCAGATTCTGGCCCACGAGTCGGGCGCGGCCGACACCATCGACCCGCTCGCAGGGAGTTACTACGTCGAGAGCCTGACCGACGGACTGGAGGAGGAGGCATTCGACATCATCGACACCGTGGACCGGAAGGGCGGGATGCTGCAGGCAATCGAGGACCAGTGGGTCCAGCGCCAGATTCAGGACGTGGCCTACGAGCGCCAGCGCGAAATCGAGGAGAAAGAGCGCGTCATCGTCGGCGTCAACGAGTTCGAGGTGGACGAGGACCCCGAGGTGGACATTCAGGAAGTGACCGAGGAGGAGGAACAGCGCCAGATAGACCGCCTGAACGCCGTCAAGGACGACCGCGACGACGAAGAAGTCGAAGCGAGACTCGACGCTCTCCGAGAGGCCGCCGAGGGCGACGACAACGTGATGCCCTACATCGTGGACGCGGTGAAGGCCTACGCGACCGTCGGCGAAATCTGCGGCGTCCTCCGCGAGACGTTCGGGGAGTATCAGCCCGGCGCGGCGGTGTAG